A stretch of Ischnura elegans chromosome 4, ioIscEleg1.1, whole genome shotgun sequence DNA encodes these proteins:
- the LOC124157792 gene encoding phospholipid phosphatase 1-like isoform X1 — protein sequence MLGKSNTIYYIDFIIFVFVTTLLALIEFGVIPNKQNGFYCNDPSIAFRFMGDTISITMLLLGTFLLPMIFTYSTEWLLLRYHVKEELSSESEDEDSVAATRGKIFSNMKPSLQFPTSPYGKAKAALISTWPWYREFLLGLVVNFLIMDIIKVLVGAPRPHFLDTCRPDVAANCTSGYVDNYKCTNTWDTIWSVRDATRSFPSGHASVSVYTSLFMMWFIRKRIPETPSFLLIPFLYCLWCLWAIFCSITRILDHRHHWWDVLAGTILGIAVTVFTVKTQCRGSLPVVNVDPENAHFFLPRLPTRKARQNCASGARGENAHEGQERKQWVRHLLSSSSSGTPEERELKDVALS from the exons ATGCTGGGAAAGTCTAACACTATTTATTACATCGACTTCATCATTTTCGTATTTG TGACAACGCTTTTGGCATTAATCGAGTTTGGAGTAATTCCGAATAAACAGAATGGTTTCTATTGCAATGACCCCAGTATTGCATTTCGATTTATGGGAGATACCATCTCAATTACAATGCTACTTCTGGGAACTTTCTTGCTGCCCATGATTTTT ACATATTCTACAGAGTGGCTACTACTGCGTTATCACGTAAAGGAAGAGTTAAGTAGTGAAAGTGAAGATGAAGACTCAGTGGCAGCTACCAGAGGAAAGATATTTTCCAATATGAAACCAAGTTTACAGTTTCCTACCTCTCCCTATGGAAAAGCCAAAGCAGCTTTAATTTCTACTTGGCCGTGGTATCGAGAATTTCTTCTAGGGTTGGTGGTAAATTTTCTTATCATGGACATTATAAAGGTTTTGGTGGGCGCACCGCGACCTCATTTTTTGGACACATGCCGGCCAGATGTTGCAGCCAACTGTACCTCAGG GTATGTTGATAATTATAAGTGTACCAATACATGGGACACCATATGGAGTGTTAGAGACGCTACAAGATCTTTTCCTTCTGGCCATGCTTCTGTTTCTGTATATACCTCACTTTTCATGATG TGGTTCATTCGGAAGAGAATACCTGAGACACCATCTTTTCTACTTATCCCATTTTTATACTGCTTATGGTGTTTATGGGCCATATTCTGTTCCATAACTAGGATACTGGATCATAGGCATCATTGGTGGGATGTACTTGCAGGAACCATCTTAGGGATTGCTGTTACTGTATTCACA gtTAAAACTCAGTGCAGAGGATCCTTGCCAGTGGTTAACGTAGATCCAGAAAATGCTCACTTCTTCCTGCCGAGACTTCCTACCAGAAAAGCTAGACAAAATTGTGCAAGTGGAGCAAGAGGAGAAAATGCTCATGAAGGCCAAGAGAGAAAGCAATGGGTTAGGCATTTGCTTTCATCCTCATCCTCGGGTACACCTGAAGAAAGAGAGCTGAAGGATGTTGCATTATCCTGA
- the LOC124157792 gene encoding phospholipid phosphatase 1-like isoform X2, which translates to MSRRKRAGILTTLLALIEFGVIPNKQNGFYCNDPSIAFRFMGDTISITMLLLGTFLLPMIFTYSTEWLLLRYHVKEELSSESEDEDSVAATRGKIFSNMKPSLQFPTSPYGKAKAALISTWPWYREFLLGLVVNFLIMDIIKVLVGAPRPHFLDTCRPDVAANCTSGYVDNYKCTNTWDTIWSVRDATRSFPSGHASVSVYTSLFMMWFIRKRIPETPSFLLIPFLYCLWCLWAIFCSITRILDHRHHWWDVLAGTILGIAVTVFTVKTQCRGSLPVVNVDPENAHFFLPRLPTRKARQNCASGARGENAHEGQERKQWVRHLLSSSSSGTPEERELKDVALS; encoded by the exons ATGTCAAGGCGTAAGAGAGCTGGTATAT TGACAACGCTTTTGGCATTAATCGAGTTTGGAGTAATTCCGAATAAACAGAATGGTTTCTATTGCAATGACCCCAGTATTGCATTTCGATTTATGGGAGATACCATCTCAATTACAATGCTACTTCTGGGAACTTTCTTGCTGCCCATGATTTTT ACATATTCTACAGAGTGGCTACTACTGCGTTATCACGTAAAGGAAGAGTTAAGTAGTGAAAGTGAAGATGAAGACTCAGTGGCAGCTACCAGAGGAAAGATATTTTCCAATATGAAACCAAGTTTACAGTTTCCTACCTCTCCCTATGGAAAAGCCAAAGCAGCTTTAATTTCTACTTGGCCGTGGTATCGAGAATTTCTTCTAGGGTTGGTGGTAAATTTTCTTATCATGGACATTATAAAGGTTTTGGTGGGCGCACCGCGACCTCATTTTTTGGACACATGCCGGCCAGATGTTGCAGCCAACTGTACCTCAGG GTATGTTGATAATTATAAGTGTACCAATACATGGGACACCATATGGAGTGTTAGAGACGCTACAAGATCTTTTCCTTCTGGCCATGCTTCTGTTTCTGTATATACCTCACTTTTCATGATG TGGTTCATTCGGAAGAGAATACCTGAGACACCATCTTTTCTACTTATCCCATTTTTATACTGCTTATGGTGTTTATGGGCCATATTCTGTTCCATAACTAGGATACTGGATCATAGGCATCATTGGTGGGATGTACTTGCAGGAACCATCTTAGGGATTGCTGTTACTGTATTCACA gtTAAAACTCAGTGCAGAGGATCCTTGCCAGTGGTTAACGTAGATCCAGAAAATGCTCACTTCTTCCTGCCGAGACTTCCTACCAGAAAAGCTAGACAAAATTGTGCAAGTGGAGCAAGAGGAGAAAATGCTCATGAAGGCCAAGAGAGAAAGCAATGGGTTAGGCATTTGCTTTCATCCTCATCCTCGGGTACACCTGAAGAAAGAGAGCTGAAGGATGTTGCATTATCCTGA